In Hypomesus transpacificus isolate Combined female chromosome 4, fHypTra1, whole genome shotgun sequence, the following are encoded in one genomic region:
- the LOC124467422 gene encoding aquaporin-10-like, giving the protein MSLFPDTTHRVIGTAALMVCVLALGDRRNSPAPPGLEPVLVGAVVLCIGVSMGSNSGYSLNPARDLGPRLFTYFAGWGGEVFSAGDGWWWVPLVATNVGALVGTLIYMLMIGVHHLEPGASSEPPGQDVKAEGKHIVKLEGEPDLIYYPKELQCGTAM; this is encoded by the exons ATGTCCCTCTTCCCCGACACTACCCACAGA GTAATCGGTACAGCTGCCCTGATGGTGTGCGTTCTGGCTTTGGGGGACCGTAGGAATTCCCCGGCCCCTCCTGGTCTGGAGCCAGTCCTGGTGGGGGCCGTGGTCCTGTGCATTGGGGTGTCCATGGGCTCCAACAGCGGCTACTCCCTGAACCCGGCCAGGGACTTGGGGCCCCGTCTCTTCACTTATTTCGCTGGCTGGGGTGGAGAGGTGTTCAG TGCTGGAgatgggtggtggtgggtgccGCTGGTAGCCACTAATGTCGGTGCCCTGGTGGGAACACTCATCTACATGCTCATGATCGGGGTCCACCATCTAGAGCCAGGGGCCTCTTCCGAACCTCCTGGCCAAGATGTGAAAGCTGAGGGCAAGCACATTGTGAAGTTGGAGGGAGAACCAGACCTAATTTACTACCCAAAGGAGTTGCAGTGTGGGACGGCAATGTAA
- the LOC124466912 gene encoding potassium/sodium hyperpolarization-activated cyclic nucleotide-gated channel 2-like yields the protein MSSPVRSVGGQRSIEESPAHNVESKRLGRSSFLFSSWRRSSQSSPRGDTRSDINKKLSSLVTSHNDEYTADPNGQMVSEEPTISKDAEHVDTEPQETEEEYDSNKSFFLQRKFVSMLQPGVNKFSLRMFGSHKGVAAEQARVKSFGVWIIHPYSDFRFYWDIVMLLLMMSNLIILPWGIAFFENQNTLPWISFNFISDTLFLVDLVLNFRTGILEDDSQIILDPKQIRRRYLRTWFMVDFVSSIPVDYIFFIVDIESRLESTDVYRTARALRIVRFTKILSLLRLLRLSRLIRYVHQWEEICHMTYDLASAVVRIFNLIGMMLLLCHWDGCLQFMVPMLQDFPPDCWVSKNNMVNSTWHLQYSYSLFMAMSHMLCIGYGAQAPESLTDVWLTVLSMIVGATCYAMFLGHATTLIQSLDASRRQYQEKYKQVEQYMSFHKLPADMRQRIHEYYEQRFQGKMFDEDSILGELSDPLKEEIVSFNCRGLVANMPLFANTDPHFVTVILTKLHFEVFQPGDFIIREGTLGRKMYFIQHGCVSVLPRGKQEIRLSDGSYFGEICLLTHGRRTASVRAETYCRLYSLSVDNFNEVLEEHPLMRRAFESVAVDRLVRVESKHQL from the exons ATGTCTAGTCCCGTCAGAAGTGTTGGTGGACAGAGAAGTATTGAGGAAAGCCCTGCCCACAATGTGGAGTCCAAACGTCTGGGCAGAAgcagcttcctcttctccagcTGGCGGAGGAGCTCCCAGTCATCCCCAAGGGGTGACACAAGGAGCGATATCAACAAGAAACTCTCCTCCCTGGTAACCTCCCATAACGATGAATACACAGCCGATCCCAATGGCCAGATGGTGTCTGAAGAACCTACCATCTCCAAAGATGCAGAACATGTTGACACTGAGCCACAGGAGACCGAGGAAGAATATGATAGCAACAAGTCGTTTTTTTTACAGAGAAAGTTTGTTTCTATGCTTCAGCCGGGGGTCAACAAGTTTTCTCTGCGCATGTTTGGCAGTCATAAGGGGGTGGCCGCTGAGCAAGCCAGGGTCAAGTCCTTTGGAGTGTGGATCATCCACCCCTACAGTGACTTCAG GTTCTACTGGGACATAGTGATGCTTCTCCTGATGATGAGCAACCTGATCATCCTTCCCTGGGGCATAGCCTTCTTTGAGAACCAGAACACTCTACCCTGGATCAGCTTCAACTTCATCTCGGATACCCTGTTCCTGGTTGACCTGGTGCTAAACTTCCGCACTGGCATCCTGGAGGACGACAGCCAGATCATCCTGGACCCAAAGCAGATCCGTCGGCGCTACCTCCGCACCTGGTTCATGGTGGACTTTGTCTCTTCCATCCCGGTCGACTACATATTTTTCATCGTGGACATAGAGTCCCGCTTGGAGTCGACCGATGTGTACCGCACGGCACGAGCCCTCCGCATCGTCCGCTTCACCAAGATCCTCAGCCTGCTCCGCCTGCTGCGGCTCTCCCGCCTCATTCGCTACGTCCACCAATGGGAAGAG ATCTGTCACATGACCTACGACCTGGCCAGTGCTGTTGTGCGTATATTTAACCTCATTGGCATGATGCTGCTGCTGTGCCACTGGGATGGCTGTCTGCAGTTCATGGTGCCAATGCTGCAAGACTTCCCCCCTGACTGCTGGGTCTCAAAAAACAATATGGTG AATTCAACCTGGCACTTACAGTACTCATACTCCCTATTCATGGCGATGAGTCACATGCTTTGCATAGGATACGGTGCCCAGGCTCCGGAGAGTTTGACTGACGTGTGGCTCACTGTCTTAAGTATGATTGTGGGCGCCACGTGCTATGCCATGTTTTTGGGCCACGCCACTACCCTTATACAGTCTTTGGATGCGTCCCGACGACAGTATCAGGAGAAG TATAAGCAGGTAGAGCAGTACATGTCATTCCATAAGCTTCCGGCAGACATGAGACAAAGAATTCATGAGTATTATGAGCAGCGCTTCCAGGGCAAGATGTTTGATGAAGACAGTATCCTCGGAGAACTCAGTGATCCACTGAAGGAG GAGATCGTGAGTTTCAACTGTCGTGGGCTAGTGGCCAACATGCCGCTGTTTGCCAATACCGACCCTCACTTTGTGACTGTGATCCTGACCAAGCTACACTTCGAGGTGTTTCAGCCAGGGGACTTCATCATAAGGGAGGGAACTCTGGGTCGAAAAATGTACTTCATCCAACATGGATGTGTCTCAGTGCTTCCGCGTGGCAAGCAAGAGATACGTCTCAGTGATGGATCTTACTTTGGGG AGATCTGCCTGTTAACTCATGGGCGTCGCACAGCCAGTGTCAGGGCCGAGACCTACTGCCGTCTCTACTCACTGAGTGTGGACAACTTCAATGAGGTTTTGGAGGAACATCCTTTGATGAGGAGAGCCTTCGAGAGTGTGGCTGTCGACCGTCTGGTTCGGGTTGAGTCAAAGCACCAGTTATGA